Proteins encoded by one window of Candidatus Latescibacterota bacterium:
- a CDS encoding integrase core domain-containing protein produces MKKEIRDYLNLQRKLATWEEFYNFNRPHGAHKGKTPYEALRSMLE; encoded by the coding sequence ATGAAGAAAGAGATACGAGATTATTTGAATCTGCAGAGAAAGCTGGCCACATGGGAGGAGTTCTACAACTTCAATCGACCGCATGGAGCACATAAAGGAAAAACACCTTATGAGGCACTAAGGAGTATGTTAGAATAA